In Panicum virgatum strain AP13 chromosome 5K, P.virgatum_v5, whole genome shotgun sequence, the genomic window TTGGCTCTCGCGATCCTGATAGGCGACACGACTCTGCTTTTGCCCGTGTGGCTGTGGCTCCGGCGGGGCCGTGGGAATCGAATCTAGAAAGCCGCTACGATCGCGGCGAGATCGGGAGCCACCCGTGCGATCGGATGATTCGCCCAGAATGGGAGCAGGTGAGTGCTCCCTTTGTCTGCGCACAGCTTTATCGATCACGATCCTACAGGCTACAGCACGGGTCAGTCTACTACATACGTGCAAAATAGCTGAGCTCTTAGCTCGCTTTCCATGCCGCAAAGCAGTAAAAGCCATAGCCCCCGCGAGATGAGAGTGGCAAAAAGGCTTCGAGACATGGCGGCGTGGCCGTCGAGCACTACTAGTACCCGGCGAGGGCGAGCGGCGAGCACGCCCGGCGTCCGGTAGCCCCAGATGGCAATAGCAAtcggtgggaggaggaggaggacggatcggaggaggagggcgtaCGCACATCTCGCGGTTGGGGTCGCCCCAGTTGTACCAGCCGCGCGGGATGATGATGTTGTCCATGTAGGTGTAGGCGAAGACGACGCGGGAGAAGCTGCCCCAGGCGCGGCCGAGGTAGAGCGCGCCGGAGCCCGTCACCCGGCAGTTGACGAACGAGAACCCCGTGTCCTCCAGCGTGCTCTGCCGGTTCTGCGCCGTCAGCGCCCCGTAGTCCCGCGCGATCGCGTGCACGTGGCAGTCCTGCAACCAAACAGCACCCGTTATTCTCTCGTTGAACAGACTTGCAGTTCGCCGCTGGCAGGTTCAGCAGCAGGGCTCGTGGGTTTCTCCGCGCCGCGATGCAGGCCCCAGAGCCCGTAGCACGTCGCCGTCGCGGCACGCCGCGCGCCCGCCGGCCCGCCCGTGGGTGTGGGGACGCCGGCCGGTCGCCAGGTCGGGGGCGCAAGCGGACACCAGCAAGAGGCCGTCGCGGGACAGACTGACGACGGCGACCGTCATCTGCCGCCAGGGGACAAAAGATTATACTCGTGCACGGTTTGGACCCCGAACAATGACCGTCTCGGTGGGGAACGTGGTGCATTGACCGCTGCGCGAACGAGACTACGAGTGTGTGTGAGCCCAGAACTAGTACGCTCTTATCTGGTCAGCGCACACCGAACTCTGGGTATTCTTTCTCGTCCCGTGCGAATGATTGCGTCAACGTACCATAACCCCCGAGTGTCAAGGCGCACGAAAAGACTCTAATTAACCTGGCCCGTACTAGTACTTGCTTTCCAGCCTTGAGTGCCCGTACTAGCAATACAACTCTAAAAAAATACAGACTAGCAATTTGCATGCTCTGTTTTGGAGCCTCTGTTCTGTCCTGAGCTGGCGCGATCCTACAAACCTTTCTGGCTGGCGAGATAGGCCGTGGGTCTAGTAGCATCTGGAATCCTGACCTGCACCCCGGTAGCAGCAGAGAAAAGGACTGGACCGCGTAGGGTGGTAGCATGTTCTGCAGAGAGATCGTTGTTGTGGATATGGAGGAGGAACGGCGGCGTACCTCGTACAGCGAGAGTGCGTTGCCGAAGATGAAGTCGACGGAGCCTTCGATGTAGCACTCCTTGTAGTAGTGCCGGCCCGAGTGGTCGTAGAGCGTGTCCTGCGCGCCCAGGAACTTGCACCCCACGAACGCCGCGTTGTCCGCCGACACCCGCAGCGCCACCGCCTGCTTCCCCGTCGCGCCAGGTTGGGGCACCGGCGCCGTGTTCTGCGCGCCGTTCGGTGTCACGGCAATGCCAAGTTGCGGCAGGGGCAGAAAAAACACAGCAGGAACAAGCGCGCAGATTGCATAGGACAGAGCAGGCGCAGCAACGAACGGTAGCGGTTACCTTGAAAGTGATGTTCCTGGCGAGGAAGTACTGCGCGTTCACGGCGAACGTCGCCGAGTTGAACGTGCCGAGGGGCCGCCCCTTGGGCCCTGTCGGCGAGTCCGCGGTGTCGCCCCACTGCACGATCGTGCTGtccgcgccggcgccctccAGGGTGATGAACGCGCGCATCGGCGAGACGGTCACCTTCTCCCTGCGATCAGCGTAAGCTTACGGGGGTCATCAGCGCAATGCGGCGGAACCGGTGGGTGGGGCGCACGTACGTGTAGGTGCCGGGGTTGACCCTGATGACGACGCGGACGAGGTTGATGGCCGGGAGCGAGTCGATGGCGGCCTGGATGGTCGTGAAGTCGCCGAACGCCGGGTTCTTGTCGACGACGAGCGAGTAGGACGGGAAGGCGCGGGCGAGCGCGTGCTGGAACGTGCTGTGCCGGAGGCCGCCCATGTACCGCACCCACTCCACGAACTGCCGCTCGATCATCTCCGCCCGCGTCGCGTTCACCgggaacggcgccgccgcgccgccgcgccccggccgCAGCCCGCGCGAGTGCCCCGCCACCCCGCACGGCGGCGCGAGGAGCGCCACGGCAATGCAGGCCAAGAATCGTGCGCGCGGCGTGGCCATtgcggtgccgccgccgttgccacgGCCGGCCCCGGGCTTCGCGGCGAGCGGGGGAAGCTGGAGGGGCGGCGTGACAGGTTCGGTGTGAGGTCTGAGGTGGGGAGGCCGAAAGCCTTGGGGGGAGAATTTAAGGGAGGGAGGAGATACGATCGATCACGGGCAGGAAGAGAACAGAAAAGGGAATGGAGGAGTGGCGCAAGTCGAGCAAAGTCACCACGGGGGTTCACGAGCTCGGAGCTGCGAAGTGCGGTTGGTAAGCTGGTGTGCCCTGTGGCGCGTGGCGCCGCGCACCGCCCAAGCGCAGGGCGGTAGGCGCCATGCATGTGTTCGGTGCAGTTCCTCGTGGCGTTGGCGTCCAGAGCCGAGCCCGGCCTTCCAGGGTGATGGCGACTTCTGGGCAGAGCGAGGGCACGAGAAAtgttaggccgtgtttagtttcgttgcaaaaatttttgtaaagaaattttactaatttgaagtactaaatgaagtctatttataaatttttttacacagataaattgtaaatcgtgagacgaatctaatgatgctaattaatccatgattaattaataattaatggatggttactgtagcatcactgttgcaaatcatggcttaagtagactcattagattcgtctcgcgatttacagcccatccatacaaaaaattttgtaaatagacttcatttagtactccatacatgtgtcgaaacattcgatgtgatgttttttttcgtttacggggtttacgggATCCGATAACAGAGCCTTAGCTAGCCCCTCTGACTGGAATTTTCTTGGAGAGAGCAGAGCAGATAAGATCCTCTTTGGATTTGGTGCATGTTCGTTTCGGTCTGATTTGTTTGTCATTATCGGGGGCATCTGTGTGTTTGTGTTTTGGTTGGAACGGCACACTTCTAAATTTTCTTGTTTTATTATGACGTTTTTAGTACTGCATGCGTGAGATATGCAGAAGGCAAATTGCATCAGCtccacattttttttttcttgcatcaGCTCCACATTTGGTTTGCTACAGACAAATGCAAGGTCATTTGTCATACTTAAAGAAATATCAAGAAGCACCAAAAAATGTAACTTGAATCTCATCCAGAGGTCAATTATACCCCTAAAATTATAACCAGTGAAATGTTTTCAAGGATAGTATAGgaaaaaaaactgaacaaaTCAGCATGAAACGGATGCAGTTTGTCCCCAGAAATCTTGCTTGTCACAGGAGACAATTCAGTTTGCCATGAAACATTTATAGGCAGAATATTCTGTGAACTGTGATGTAAACCATTTCACTAGTATAACTTAATTGTGTCTCTGAGCAAGTTATTCCATGATTCACTACTATTATTTGTCGCGAAGCTACGAGAAGTTTATATGTCGGCCTATCAAAGTATTTGCTGGGTCATATTCCTTCTGAAATGGGTCTTACGTTTCCTCCTCAATAAACATTAGTCACATTTTTTTGggaaaagtctgtttttcaaccctaactatcacgatagtccgattttggcccttgaactacgaaaccggacatcctacacctccaactaacgaaaccgtttgaaaaGCAACCCTGACTCAGCCaaaggcggttttgctacagtaaattttcgaatttctgaaatttcacacctctctcaattaaataataaagaaagcatagttaatattgtctaaaaatcatgatatttttttgggaggtagatcaaaagacaaggaatctattttggctagatgtgctacaatagacataaaggaatttgaattataaaattttaaatataggtagaattcaaaattccttgaattttta contains:
- the LOC120708003 gene encoding probable pectinesterase 53, giving the protein MATPRARFLACIAVALLAPPCGVAGHSRGLRPGRGGAAAPFPVNATRAEMIERQFVEWVRYMGGLRHSTFQHALARAFPSYSLVVDKNPAFGDFTTIQAAIDSLPAINLVRVVIRVNPGTYTEKVTVSPMRAFITLEGAGADSTIVQWGDTADSPTGPKGRPLGTFNSATFAVNAQYFLARNITFKNTAPVPQPGATGKQAVALRVSADNAAFVGCKFLGAQDTLYDHSGRHYYKECYIEGSVDFIFGNALSLYEDCHVHAIARDYGALTAQNRQSTLEDTGFSFVNCRVTGSGALYLGRAWGSFSRVVFAYTYMDNIIIPRGWYNWGDPNREMTVFYGQYKCTGPGASYAGRVAWSHELTDDEAKPFISLSFIDGTEWVRL